One Streptomyces sp. SAI-135 DNA segment encodes these proteins:
- a CDS encoding FkbM family methyltransferase, which translates to MTVPARTWAARVAPHLPTRLVAAAARAVYPRFEPELARLPELCPEGCRTAVDVGGWYGPWTRRLAGRARRVVTVEPVPHLARLLTAAAPANVQVVQAAAADRPGTARLWLPPGDEGDRGVSSLVRRDIHGRAVDVRCVTLDELNLKDVGFIKIDVDGSELAVLRGATGILTRDRPALFVELESRIQPIAPVVTYLALLGYDGWVLPRATWVPLSGFPLEAHQETASYVVGQGLLRRVLPFLRRPRYVNSVLFLPDGRRPGVSAVGDDGGHALRKAPG; encoded by the coding sequence ATGACCGTGCCCGCACGCACCTGGGCGGCGAGAGTGGCCCCCCATCTGCCCACCCGTCTCGTCGCGGCGGCCGCCCGGGCCGTGTACCCGCGCTTCGAGCCGGAGCTGGCGCGGCTGCCCGAACTGTGCCCGGAGGGCTGCCGGACGGCGGTGGACGTGGGTGGCTGGTACGGGCCGTGGACCCGCCGGCTCGCCGGGCGGGCACGGCGGGTGGTGACCGTCGAACCGGTCCCCCATCTGGCCCGGCTGCTGACCGCGGCGGCCCCGGCGAACGTCCAGGTCGTCCAGGCGGCCGCCGCCGACCGGCCGGGCACCGCCCGGCTGTGGCTGCCGCCCGGAGACGAGGGCGACCGCGGGGTGTCCTCCCTGGTCCGGCGCGACATCCACGGCCGGGCGGTGGACGTCCGCTGCGTCACGCTGGACGAACTGAACCTGAAGGACGTCGGTTTCATCAAGATCGACGTGGACGGGAGCGAGCTGGCGGTCCTGCGCGGGGCCACCGGAATCCTCACGCGCGACCGGCCCGCGCTCTTCGTCGAACTGGAGTCCCGGATCCAGCCGATCGCACCGGTGGTGACCTACCTCGCCCTCCTCGGCTACGACGGCTGGGTGCTGCCCCGGGCCACCTGGGTCCCGCTGTCCGGCTTCCCTCTGGAGGCCCACCAGGAGACGGCCTCGTACGTCGTCGGCCAGGGCCTGCTGCGCCGGGTCCTGCCCTTCCTCCGCCGCCCCCGCTACGTCAACTCGGTGCTCTTCCTCCCCGACGGCCGCAGGCCCGGTGTCAGTGCCGTGGGGGACGATGGGGGTCATGCCCTCCGGAAAGCCCCCGGCTAG
- a CDS encoding FadR/GntR family transcriptional regulator, with amino-acid sequence MTDALRPMSKPRLYEQVLDRLRQYVTEAGLRAGDRLPPERDLATRLGVSRASVKQAIVVLEVQGLVEARHGGGTYLVRDSLDVEPVEKMVERRRRLPDVLEAREALETKLAELAAERRTDEDLVAMRTALATMAGEIEDGGHGVEGDRLFHAAVTAAAHSSLLAEFMRSIADQIAESRTESLRQPHRPERSLAQHRAILDAIDLRRPGQAATAMRRHVRTVAKVRLLDWEPEDGG; translated from the coding sequence GTGACCGACGCCCTGCGCCCCATGAGCAAACCGCGCCTGTACGAACAGGTGCTGGACCGGCTGCGCCAGTACGTCACCGAGGCCGGGCTGCGGGCCGGCGACCGGCTCCCGCCCGAACGCGATCTGGCCACCCGCCTCGGGGTCAGCCGGGCCTCCGTGAAGCAGGCCATCGTCGTCCTGGAGGTCCAGGGCCTGGTCGAGGCACGGCACGGCGGCGGCACGTATCTCGTCCGCGACAGCCTCGACGTCGAACCCGTCGAGAAGATGGTCGAGCGGCGCCGGCGTCTGCCCGACGTCCTCGAGGCCCGCGAGGCCCTGGAGACCAAGCTCGCCGAACTCGCCGCCGAGCGCCGCACCGACGAGGACCTGGTCGCGATGCGGACCGCGCTCGCGACGATGGCCGGCGAGATCGAGGACGGCGGTCACGGTGTCGAGGGCGACCGGTTGTTCCACGCGGCGGTCACCGCGGCCGCGCACAGCAGCCTGCTCGCGGAGTTCATGCGCTCCATCGCCGACCAGATCGCCGAGAGCCGCACCGAGTCCCTGCGCCAGCCGCACCGCCCCGAGCGCTCCCTCGCCCAGCACCGGGCGATCCTCGACGCGATCGACCTGCGGCGCCCGGGCCAGGCGGCCACGGCGATGCGCCGCCATGTCCGCACGGTGGCGAAGGTACGGCTGCTGGACTGGGAGCCGGAGGACGGCGGGTAA
- a CDS encoding acyl-CoA synthetase: protein MTSLFPALRGIAADRPALRFGDRSLTYAQLAAAAGGLATRLARYDRVAVWATPELETAVAVVAALEAGVAAVPLNPKSGEKELGHILNDSAPGLLLSAPGAELPSALAGLERLDIDVHGTGAPVPALESPARDADPALVVYTSGTTGPPKGAVIPRRAVTATLDALADAWQWTARDVLVHGLPLFHVHGLVLGILGPLRRGGSVRHLGRFSTAGVARELNGGATMLFGVPTMYHRIAETLAEEPELVKALAGARLLVSGSAALPVHDHERITAATGRRVVERYGMTETLMNTSVRADGEPRAGTVGVPLPGVELRLVEEDGSPITSYDGETVGEIQVRGPNLFTEYLNRPDATAAAFTADGWFRTGDMAVRDADGYVRIVGRKATDLIKSGGYKIGAGEIENALLEHPGVREAAVTGEPDPDLGERIVAWIVPADAQSPPSLDELADHVARRLAPHKRPRVVHHIDSLPRNDMGKIMKRALHG from the coding sequence GTGACCTCTCTCTTCCCGGCCCTCAGGGGCATCGCGGCGGACCGTCCCGCCCTGCGGTTCGGCGACCGCTCGCTCACCTACGCGCAACTCGCCGCCGCGGCCGGCGGCCTGGCCACCCGTCTGGCGCGGTACGACCGCGTGGCCGTCTGGGCGACACCGGAGCTGGAGACCGCGGTGGCCGTGGTGGCGGCGCTGGAGGCCGGTGTCGCGGCGGTGCCGCTGAACCCGAAGTCCGGCGAGAAGGAGCTCGGGCACATCCTCAACGACAGCGCCCCCGGTCTGCTGCTCTCCGCACCGGGTGCCGAACTCCCCTCCGCGCTCGCCGGCTTGGAACGCCTGGACATCGACGTGCACGGCACCGGCGCCCCCGTCCCCGCCCTCGAGAGCCCGGCGCGAGACGCGGACCCGGCCCTGGTCGTCTACACCTCCGGCACCACGGGGCCGCCGAAGGGCGCGGTGATCCCCCGCAGGGCGGTCACCGCCACCCTGGACGCCCTCGCCGACGCCTGGCAGTGGACCGCGCGGGACGTCCTCGTGCACGGCCTGCCCCTGTTCCATGTGCACGGCCTGGTCCTGGGCATCCTCGGCCCGCTGCGCCGCGGCGGTTCGGTCCGCCACCTCGGCCGTTTCAGCACGGCCGGTGTGGCCCGTGAGCTGAACGGCGGCGCGACCATGCTCTTCGGTGTCCCGACGATGTACCACCGCATCGCCGAAACCCTCGCCGAAGAACCCGAGTTGGTGAAGGCGCTGGCCGGTGCCCGCCTCCTGGTCTCCGGCTCGGCGGCCCTCCCCGTGCACGACCACGAGCGCATCACGGCCGCGACCGGCCGCCGGGTCGTCGAGCGCTACGGCATGACGGAGACGCTGATGAACACCAGCGTGCGCGCGGACGGCGAGCCGCGTGCGGGCACGGTGGGCGTACCGCTGCCGGGTGTCGAGCTGCGGCTGGTGGAGGAGGACGGGTCGCCGATCACGTCGTACGACGGCGAGACGGTGGGCGAGATCCAGGTGCGCGGGCCCAACCTGTTCACCGAGTACCTCAACCGTCCCGACGCGACGGCGGCCGCGTTCACGGCGGACGGCTGGTTCCGTACGGGGGACATGGCGGTGCGGGACGCGGACGGATACGTCCGGATCGTCGGCCGGAAGGCCACCGACCTGATCAAGAGCGGGGGTTACAAAATCGGGGCGGGCGAGATCGAGAACGCGCTGCTGGAGCACCCCGGGGTGCGGGAGGCGGCGGTGACCGGGGAGCCGGACCCCGACCTGGGCGAGCGGATCGTGGCGTGGATCGTTCCGGCGGACGCCCAGTCACCGCCCTCCCTCGACGAGTTGGCGGACCACGTGGCCCGCCGACTGGCACCCCACAAGCGCCCCCGGGTCGTCCACCACATCGACTCCCTCCCCCGCAACGACATGGGGAAGATCATGAAGCGGGCGCTGCATGGCTGA
- a CDS encoding MerR family transcriptional regulator, which yields MEWLTIGAFARACRLTPKALRLYDELELLRPARVDAVTGYRYYTPDQLEQARLVAWLRRLGMPLARIRAVCGLAPEAAAVEIRAYWAQVEAETAVRRDLAAFLVQELTAAPRKDTTVLELRYCAHSDPGRVRPANQDTAHAGARLLAVADGYGPAGAPASSAAVAALRFLDSAELPAGNVLDLLADAVHGASEAVRDVAAGTDENGTTLTALLWTGSRLALVHIGDSRAYVLRGGDLFRITHDHTVVQSLVDEGRLTPEEAVTHPRRALLLKALTTGTPDLGLHDAEPGDRYLLCSDGLSAVVPDPAIRTLLTAAPTPDTAVHALVDAANTAGGPDNVSCVVADVVEGTA from the coding sequence ATGGAGTGGCTGACGATCGGGGCCTTCGCGCGGGCGTGCCGGCTGACGCCGAAGGCGCTGCGGCTCTACGACGAGCTGGAGCTGCTGCGTCCGGCCCGCGTCGACGCGGTCACGGGCTACCGCTACTACACCCCGGACCAGCTGGAACAGGCCCGGCTGGTGGCCTGGCTGCGGCGGCTCGGCATGCCCTTGGCCCGTATCCGCGCGGTGTGCGGGCTCGCGCCCGAGGCCGCGGCCGTCGAGATCCGGGCGTACTGGGCGCAGGTCGAGGCGGAGACGGCCGTACGGCGGGACCTCGCCGCGTTCCTGGTGCAGGAGCTGACGGCCGCACCGAGGAAGGACACCACCGTGCTCGAACTGCGTTACTGCGCCCACTCGGACCCCGGCCGGGTCCGCCCCGCCAACCAGGACACGGCCCACGCGGGTGCCCGGCTCCTCGCGGTCGCCGACGGCTACGGCCCGGCGGGCGCCCCCGCCAGCAGCGCGGCCGTGGCGGCGCTGCGGTTCCTGGACAGCGCCGAGCTGCCGGCCGGCAACGTCCTCGACCTGCTGGCGGACGCCGTGCACGGGGCGAGCGAGGCGGTGCGGGACGTGGCCGCCGGCACGGACGAGAACGGCACCACGCTGACCGCCCTGCTGTGGACCGGCTCCCGGCTCGCCCTGGTCCACATCGGCGACTCGCGCGCCTATGTGCTGCGCGGTGGGGACCTCTTCCGCATCACCCACGACCACACGGTGGTCCAGTCCCTGGTCGACGAGGGCCGGCTGACCCCGGAGGAGGCGGTCACGCACCCCCGGCGGGCCCTGCTCCTCAAGGCCCTCACCACCGGCACCCCGGACCTCGGACTGCACGACGCCGAACCCGGCGACCGCTATCTCCTGTGCTCCGACGGCCTGTCCGCCGTCGTCCCCGACCCGGCCATCCGCACCCTGCTCACCGCCGCCCCCACCCCCGACACGGCCGTACACGCCCTGGTCGACGCGGCGAACACCGCGGGCGGCCCGGACAACGTCAGCTGCGTGGTGGCGGACGTGGTGGAGGGGACGGCCTGA
- a CDS encoding SLC13 family permease, with protein MSPELISILVLVVVFVIATTRSVNMGALAFAAAFAVGELVAGLDADGIFAGFPGDLFVVLVGVTYLFAIARANGTTDWLVHASIRLVRGRVALIPWVMFALTGALTAIGAVSPAAVAIVAPIALSFAARYGISPLLMGAMVVHGAQGGGFSPISIYGTIVNGIVEREHLPGNEVFLFLASLIVNLVIAGVMFVLFGGLKLWARGAVPPAETGAAGDTPDGREVPDTGTTPGPSGTTAPAAYAPAASGTATAVVTRPGAPDTTRLTPARVATLTALVALVVAVLVFDLDAGLTSITLAVILSAAWPQDSRTAVGQIAWTTVLLICGVLTYVGVLDEMGTIKWAGEGVGGIGVPLLAAVLLCYIGAIVSAFASSVGIMGALIPLAVPFLAQGEIGAVGMVAALAVSATVVDVSPFSTNGALVLAAAPDVDRERFFRQLMVYGGIVVAVVPAVVWLVMVVPGFG; from the coding sequence ATGTCCCCCGAACTCATCTCGATCCTCGTCCTCGTCGTGGTGTTCGTCATCGCCACCACCCGTTCCGTCAACATGGGCGCCCTCGCCTTCGCCGCCGCCTTCGCGGTGGGCGAGCTGGTCGCCGGCCTCGACGCGGACGGCATCTTCGCCGGCTTCCCCGGCGATCTGTTCGTCGTCCTCGTCGGCGTGACCTACCTGTTCGCGATCGCGCGGGCCAACGGCACCACGGACTGGCTGGTCCACGCGTCCATCCGGCTGGTGCGCGGGAGGGTGGCGCTGATCCCGTGGGTGATGTTCGCGCTCACGGGGGCGCTGACGGCGATCGGCGCGGTCAGCCCGGCCGCGGTCGCGATCGTCGCGCCGATCGCGCTGAGCTTCGCCGCGCGGTACGGGATCAGCCCCTTGCTGATGGGCGCGATGGTGGTGCACGGCGCGCAGGGCGGCGGCTTCTCCCCGATCAGCATCTACGGGACGATCGTCAACGGCATCGTCGAGCGCGAACACCTCCCGGGCAACGAGGTGTTCCTCTTCCTGGCCTCCCTCATCGTCAACCTCGTCATCGCGGGCGTGATGTTCGTGCTGTTCGGCGGGCTGAAGCTGTGGGCGCGGGGGGCGGTGCCGCCGGCCGAGACCGGCGCCGCCGGGGACACCCCCGACGGGCGCGAAGTACCGGACACCGGCACCACCCCCGGCCCCTCGGGCACCACCGCTCCAGCCGCCTACGCCCCGGCCGCCTCCGGTACCGCCACCGCCGTGGTCACCCGCCCCGGCGCCCCCGACACCACCCGCCTCACCCCCGCCCGCGTCGCGACCCTGACCGCCCTGGTCGCCCTGGTCGTGGCCGTCCTCGTCTTCGACCTCGACGCCGGGCTCACGTCGATCACCCTCGCGGTGATCCTGAGTGCCGCCTGGCCGCAGGACAGCCGCACGGCGGTCGGACAGATCGCCTGGACCACGGTGCTGCTGATCTGCGGAGTCCTCACCTACGTGGGTGTGCTGGACGAGATGGGCACGATCAAGTGGGCCGGTGAGGGCGTCGGCGGCATCGGCGTCCCGCTGCTGGCCGCCGTACTGCTGTGCTACATCGGCGCGATCGTCTCCGCGTTCGCCTCCTCCGTGGGGATCATGGGCGCGCTGATCCCGCTGGCCGTGCCGTTCCTCGCGCAGGGCGAGATCGGCGCGGTGGGGATGGTGGCGGCGCTTGCGGTGTCGGCGACGGTCGTGGACGTGAGCCCCTTCTCGACGAACGGGGCGCTGGTGCTGGCCGCGGCGCCGGACGTGGACCGCGAGCGTTTCTTCCGGCAGCTGATGGTCTACGGAGGCATCGTGGTCGCGGTGGTGCCCGCGGTGGTGTGGCTGGTGATGGTCGTGCCGGGGTTCGGGTAG
- a CDS encoding rod shape-determining protein: protein MTASLEQLRRCHFAVDLGAARTRVYVKGAGLVVDQPSAAAVNTRTGALIAVGEFAEKMTGRTPDYIRVVRPVSGGTVVDIEMAQRMLRHLLGDRIRRNLRRKPRLRAAACTPHDADPLAQRAAIETLVGLGARRVELVDTLIAAAVGCGLPVERPEATMIMVCGAAATQVAVLSLGSIVTAERIPVGGEAVDHAIVQHLRHEHELMLPSQSVRPLQLALSGNGLTPQGPASTEIHGRDVATGLARSVQVDTAAVRDAIETPLTAVLDGIGRVLRNCPPDLVADLADRGIMMVGGSALLPGLDQMLRHATGMPVHIAERPDVCAVQGLGYMLEGRIEPLSLDPLAT from the coding sequence ATGACCGCCAGTCTGGAGCAGCTGCGCCGCTGCCACTTCGCCGTCGACCTGGGCGCGGCGCGGACGCGGGTGTACGTGAAGGGGGCCGGGCTCGTCGTCGACCAGCCGTCGGCCGCCGCCGTGAACACCCGCACCGGCGCGCTGATCGCGGTCGGTGAGTTCGCCGAGAAGATGACGGGCCGCACCCCCGACTACATCCGTGTCGTCCGGCCCGTCTCCGGCGGCACCGTCGTCGACATCGAGATGGCCCAGCGCATGCTGCGCCATCTGCTGGGCGACAGGATCCGCCGCAACCTGCGCCGCAAGCCCCGGCTGCGGGCCGCCGCCTGCACCCCGCACGACGCCGACCCGCTGGCCCAGCGCGCGGCGATCGAGACCCTCGTCGGGCTCGGGGCACGGCGTGTGGAGCTCGTGGACACCCTCATCGCCGCCGCCGTGGGCTGCGGACTTCCCGTCGAGCGGCCCGAGGCCACCATGATCATGGTGTGCGGGGCCGCCGCCACCCAGGTCGCCGTGCTCTCCCTCGGGTCGATCGTGACCGCCGAGCGCATCCCGGTCGGCGGCGAGGCCGTGGACCACGCGATCGTCCAGCACCTGCGCCACGAGCACGAGCTGATGCTGCCCAGCCAGTCCGTACGACCCTTGCAGCTGGCCCTCTCCGGCAACGGCCTCACCCCGCAGGGCCCCGCCTCCACCGAGATCCACGGCCGGGACGTCGCCACCGGGCTGGCCCGTTCCGTGCAGGTCGACACCGCCGCCGTACGGGACGCGATCGAGACGCCGCTGACCGCCGTGCTCGACGGCATCGGCCGGGTGCTGCGCAACTGCCCGCCCGACCTGGTGGCCGACCTCGCCGACCGCGGCATCATGATGGTCGGCGGCTCCGCGCTGCTGCCGGGGCTCGACCAGATGCTGCGGCACGCCACCGGGATGCCGGTGCACATCGCCGAGCGGCCCGACGTCTGCGCCGTACAGGGGCTCGGGTACATGCTGGAGGGCCGCATCGAGCCGCTGTCGCTCGACCCCCTGGCCACCTGA
- a CDS encoding carboxyl transferase domain-containing protein codes for MAERPSAREVLALLADDFSEIPYPERRPKPDGPLAWEGYDASRARAAERTGEQESVICGTAHVEGTRAVLIAFEFGFLGGSLGERTGDRLEAAYRYAREHRLPVVPLVATGGSRMQEGMLALSQLQRVARESALTRAAGLPQIAVLRDPTTGGGWATLGAGADVILALPGAQVGFAGSRVRPPDADPSAYSAQAQVAAGAADAVVRPQELRETLGRWLRLLARPSTGSGDGRSTEPAPAPVPAPLGATGLPATGWDAVRRARSPERPRAKAYLDAYFTRREAVSGDRCGGTDPGMLCGFGEHAGRTIAYAAQTGTATRPAGYRTAARLIRLADRLGIPVLTLVDTPGAANDAEAERQGAGAAIADLFAAVASVRTPITTLLIGEGGSGGALALAAPGATYATPDSYFSVIAPELAAAILKRGPEEVESTADQLRIRPQDLVELGVVAPFGESGRPRHL; via the coding sequence ATGGCTGAGCGTCCGTCCGCACGCGAGGTGCTCGCGCTGCTCGCCGACGACTTCTCCGAGATCCCGTACCCCGAACGGCGGCCGAAGCCCGACGGGCCGCTCGCCTGGGAGGGCTACGACGCCTCGCGCGCCCGCGCCGCCGAGCGCACCGGCGAGCAGGAGTCGGTCATCTGCGGCACCGCACACGTGGAGGGCACCCGAGCCGTCCTGATCGCCTTCGAGTTCGGCTTCCTCGGCGGCTCGCTGGGCGAACGCACCGGCGACCGGCTGGAGGCGGCGTACCGGTACGCCCGCGAACACCGCCTCCCCGTCGTGCCGTTGGTGGCCACGGGTGGCAGTCGTATGCAGGAGGGCATGCTCGCCCTGTCCCAACTCCAGCGCGTGGCACGCGAGTCGGCCCTGACGCGGGCGGCGGGCCTGCCCCAGATCGCGGTCCTGCGCGACCCCACCACGGGCGGCGGCTGGGCCACCCTGGGCGCGGGCGCCGACGTGATCCTCGCCCTGCCGGGGGCCCAGGTCGGCTTCGCGGGTTCCCGGGTCCGCCCGCCGGACGCGGATCCGTCGGCGTACTCGGCACAGGCGCAGGTGGCGGCGGGCGCGGCGGACGCGGTCGTACGGCCGCAGGAGCTGCGGGAGACGCTGGGGAGGTGGCTGCGCCTGCTGGCCCGCCCGTCGACCGGATCCGGCGACGGCCGGTCCACCGAACCCGCACCCGCTCCCGTCCCGGCCCCGCTCGGTGCGACCGGGCTGCCCGCCACCGGATGGGACGCGGTCCGCCGTGCCCGTTCCCCCGAACGGCCCAGGGCGAAGGCGTACCTGGACGCCTACTTCACCCGCCGCGAGGCGGTGTCCGGCGACCGCTGCGGCGGCACCGACCCGGGCATGCTGTGCGGCTTCGGCGAGCACGCGGGCCGCACCATCGCCTATGCCGCCCAGACCGGCACGGCGACCCGCCCCGCGGGCTATCGCACCGCCGCCCGCCTCATCCGCCTCGCGGACCGTCTCGGCATCCCGGTGCTCACGCTGGTGGACACCCCGGGCGCGGCCAACGACGCGGAGGCCGAACGCCAGGGCGCGGGCGCGGCCATCGCCGACCTGTTCGCCGCGGTCGCCTCCGTCCGCACCCCGATCACCACCCTGCTCATCGGCGAGGGCGGCTCCGGCGGCGCCCTGGCCCTGGCGGCGCCCGGAGCCACGTACGCGACACCGGACAGCTACTTCTCGGTGATCGCACCGGAACTGGCGGCGGCGATCCTGAAGCGCGGTCCGGAGGAGGTCGAGTCGACGGCGGACCAGCTGCGGATCCGGCCGCAGGACCTGGTGGAGCTCGGGGTGGTCGCACCGTTCGGGGAAAGCGGCCGCCCACGGCACCTGTGA
- a CDS encoding DUF4231 domain-containing protein has translation MRVGIPGPGVTWNDDDLPPLFRVNDQLAITHQSESFRAVRAQLVVLLAATTSAMLAERLDSHVPAVLAALLYALTIGIGLRTTRRRARARWQAHRAVAEMLKSLAWQYMVHGGIFHSQVANADALFAERVEERLREMRKVGWEDSRNGTHTRGEGQITAVMRQVRAKPFPVRRDVYLRERLLEQHAWYRRRAAQAHRASVQWSSVTAVLTLLALLAAVLRAAGMLGGWDLTGVLSASAAAGVAWQEVRRHRPLTYAHSLVEQDLETLRVEMSTTVTEDRWALAVAEAERLVSPQHSDWLGRFGG, from the coding sequence ATGAGGGTCGGTATTCCGGGGCCGGGAGTCACTTGGAACGACGACGACCTCCCTCCGCTCTTCCGTGTTAACGATCAACTGGCGATCACCCATCAGAGTGAATCGTTCCGTGCCGTCCGGGCCCAGTTGGTCGTCCTGCTGGCCGCCACGACCTCCGCCATGCTGGCCGAACGCCTGGACAGTCATGTCCCGGCGGTCCTGGCCGCGCTGCTGTACGCCCTGACCATCGGCATCGGTCTGCGCACCACGCGCCGCAGGGCCCGCGCACGCTGGCAGGCCCATCGGGCCGTCGCCGAGATGCTGAAGTCCCTGGCGTGGCAGTACATGGTGCACGGGGGCATCTTCCACTCCCAAGTCGCCAACGCCGACGCGCTGTTCGCCGAGCGCGTCGAGGAACGGCTCAGGGAGATGCGCAAGGTGGGCTGGGAGGACTCCAGGAACGGCACCCACACCCGCGGCGAGGGTCAGATCACCGCGGTGATGCGGCAGGTGCGGGCGAAGCCCTTCCCGGTGCGGCGGGACGTCTATCTGCGGGAGCGATTACTGGAGCAGCACGCCTGGTACCGGCGGCGCGCCGCGCAGGCCCACCGCGCCTCCGTGCAGTGGTCGTCGGTGACCGCCGTACTGACCCTGCTGGCGCTGCTCGCCGCCGTGCTCAGGGCGGCCGGGATGCTCGGCGGCTGGGACCTGACCGGAGTGCTCAGCGCGTCCGCGGCGGCCGGCGTGGCCTGGCAGGAGGTGCGCAGGCACCGGCCGCTGACCTACGCGCACTCGCTCGTCGAGCAGGACCTGGAGACCCTGCGGGTCGAGATGAGCACGACCGTGACCGAGGACCGGTGGGCCCTCGCGGTGGCGGAGGCGGAGCGGCTGGTGTCGCCGCAGCACTCGGACTGGCTGGGCCGGTTCGGTGGCTGA
- a CDS encoding ScbR family autoregulator-binding transcription factor, translated as MVRQERAEVTRSAILDGAARVFAAEGYHGTSLGDIVKEAGVTKGALYFHFGSKEELAQALVDEQFAALEPVTDTTRPGVQTVIDIVHSMARRLVADVRVRAGIRLVIDRSSRAGLAGAPYARWIELIRECLVQAQQRGDVKADLDPGRVARLIVGSWTGVQLSSQVLSGRADLTEETTLMWEMLLPSIVPPRRLERFHPEGTARVPEMV; from the coding sequence ATGGTCAGGCAGGAGCGCGCGGAGGTCACCCGGTCGGCCATCCTCGACGGGGCGGCCCGCGTCTTCGCCGCCGAGGGGTACCACGGGACGTCGCTCGGGGACATCGTGAAGGAGGCCGGGGTGACCAAGGGGGCGCTGTACTTCCACTTCGGTTCCAAGGAGGAGCTCGCCCAGGCCCTCGTCGACGAGCAGTTCGCCGCCCTGGAACCGGTCACGGACACCACGAGGCCCGGCGTGCAGACCGTCATCGACATCGTGCACTCCATGGCCCGGCGGCTGGTGGCCGACGTCCGGGTGCGGGCCGGCATCCGGCTGGTCATCGACCGGAGCTCCAGGGCCGGCCTCGCCGGCGCGCCGTACGCCCGGTGGATCGAGCTCATCCGGGAGTGCCTCGTCCAGGCCCAGCAGCGCGGGGACGTCAAGGCGGACCTCGACCCCGGACGGGTGGCCCGGCTGATCGTCGGCTCCTGGACCGGAGTGCAGCTCAGCAGCCAGGTCCTCAGCGGCCGCGCCGACCTGACCGAGGAGACCACCCTGATGTGGGAGATGCTGCTGCCGAGCATCGTGCCGCCGCGGCGGCTGGAGCGGTTCCACCCCGAGGGCACGGCCCGGGTGCCCGAGATGGTCTGA
- a CDS encoding Trm112 family protein, giving the protein MNPDDPLLQILACPLDKGPLHLVPPDEALYNPRLHRRYPIVDGIPQLLPASGEQVTDDEHEDLLRRCTGGSPQTPGMTP; this is encoded by the coding sequence ATGAACCCCGACGACCCGCTGCTGCAGATCCTGGCCTGCCCGCTCGACAAGGGCCCCCTGCACCTCGTACCGCCGGACGAGGCCCTCTACAACCCCCGGCTGCACCGCCGTTACCCGATCGTCGACGGCATCCCGCAGCTGCTGCCGGCCTCCGGCGAGCAGGTGACCGACGACGAGCACGAGGACCTCCTGCGCCGCTGTACCGGGGGTTCCCCCCAGACCCCCGGGATGACCCCATGA